Below is a window of Humulus lupulus chromosome 2, drHumLupu1.1, whole genome shotgun sequence DNA.
TCATCCATGCTTTccatttatgttatatatatatatatatatatatatatatatatatatcaattaataatatattgtTGACTAAAGACTTTAAGGAACCAACATCGAAATTTCCCAACAAACAACCACTATTATACAAGTCAATTAGGTGTGGAAGGTGCTCATGAAACTCATCTTTAATAATTAAGCACCATAGAAAAATATATGTGATCGATCAGAGTAGTTGTGTGTATTATTTCTCACTGAGCAAAGAAATCTTATACAAATACATCAGTTTCTTTGATCAGAATCTCATTAATATTGTCTAGTTTTCCATGGCGGACAGAAGAGAACTTTCTTCGAGAAGGATTAGTAGTAACAGTGTTACtgatcatcatcatcgtcatcatcATGATCGTGATCAAAAATCATCATCAGAACGAAAAGTCGTGGAAGTGGTTCATCGTCGAACCATACAAGTTCATCAAACCGTAGTTGAAGAGAGGTATAagctatcatcatcatcatcatcttcatcttcatcacatcatcatcatcatcgtgaTTCATCATCTTCATCACAACAAACTACTACTGGTGCAACTAAGGCTACTACACTGAAACagtatcatcatcatcatcatcaagaaCAACAACAAATTGCTAAACAAAAAGCTATGGTGAGTTCACAAAATCACTACTCCAAAAGTAGTACTAGCAACAGTggtcaccatcatcatcatcatcaccatcatcaaCAACAACAGATGATTGATTATTCAAGCTCATcaaagcatcatcatcatcatcacaaaCACCATGAACACCACACCTCATCATCATCGAAGATTGGAGGTAGCTCTGGAACGAGACGAGTACACAATCAACAAGCCA
It encodes the following:
- the LOC133820012 gene encoding uncharacterized protein LOC133820012, which produces MADRRELSSRRISSNSVTDHHHRHHHDRDQKSSSERKVVEVVHRRTIQVHQTYHHHHHQEQQQIAKQKAMVSSQNHYSKSSTSNSGHHHHHHHHHQQQQMIDYSSSSKHHHHHHKHHEHHTSSSSKIGGSSGTRRVHNQQAMIAAGTNSASAHNKKQVSELKVVGFSLFRFETSK